The following are encoded together in the Bacteroidales bacterium MB20-C3-3 genome:
- a CDS encoding aldehyde ferredoxin oxidoreductase C-terminal domain-containing protein yields the protein MNYQEIKSGRKITASFPYTWKPMERGYSDQSLYVNVETGKMETRKVSPETREKFIGGKGYGLRMLWDAVKPTTKWQDPENEIVISGGPCSGITQYSGSGKSIVVAISPQTEKIIDSNVGGHFGPHLKIAGFDALEIQGNSPKDVIVFINGVDHIVEIFETPQQLSYDSHLLGEELMEMFADNEKDKINVSVVASGKAAEHSLIGMLNFTFWDVKRGKVRLKQAGRGGIGTLMRHKGVRAIVAKIPKVTGNFNNVVDLPAIMERGKRFNKEMRDLDDIQCQMRQVGTAHLMGVLEKYDILPVMNFKYGDHKDCPKIDLEVWKKFFTQGVPDGCWIGCNMSCAKGVDDFELRTGPYKGSKVIVDGPEYENAAALGSNIAVFDPRDIIEQNFYCDTYGVCTITWGNIVGFLMECWDNGILNAERTGGVDLSWGNADASLELLHQMARGEGFGVTAGLGVMRLKKIFADNGWGERQFLEDIGMENKGLEYSMYLSKESLAQQGGYAMTNKGPQHDEAWLIFMDMVNNMIPTFENKAEALHYFPYFRTWFGLAGFCKLCWNDVEPADNAEQPEPNKVPEHVDNYVTIFKAVTGREFDKEEMIRMSERVYNFQKIFNIRLGFGTREFDKQPYRAAGPVTEEEYLSRQERYDKQLIDKMGLDPLKMTLQEKMKIHREYRESQYESLLDAVYHRRGWNKNGVPTIEHLKRIGMDLPELIEVVTPLQ from the coding sequence ATGAACTATCAGGAGATCAAATCCGGAAGAAAGATCACTGCCTCCTTTCCATACACCTGGAAGCCAATGGAGAGGGGCTATAGTGACCAGAGTCTGTATGTGAATGTAGAGACAGGAAAAATGGAAACTCGCAAGGTCTCACCCGAGACCAGAGAGAAATTTATCGGAGGAAAAGGCTACGGACTCAGAATGCTCTGGGATGCCGTAAAACCAACAACTAAATGGCAGGATCCCGAAAATGAAATCGTTATTTCAGGCGGACCCTGTTCAGGGATAACACAATATTCAGGGTCAGGCAAATCAATTGTTGTTGCAATATCTCCTCAGACTGAAAAAATTATTGACAGCAATGTAGGAGGGCACTTTGGGCCACACCTGAAAATTGCTGGATTTGATGCTCTGGAGATTCAGGGTAACTCTCCAAAAGATGTGATTGTATTCATAAACGGAGTAGATCATATTGTGGAGATTTTTGAGACTCCTCAACAATTAAGCTATGACTCTCACCTTCTTGGAGAGGAGCTTATGGAGATGTTCGCCGATAACGAAAAGGACAAGATCAATGTCTCTGTTGTTGCTTCCGGTAAAGCAGCAGAGCACTCTTTGATCGGAATGCTCAATTTCACATTCTGGGATGTAAAAAGGGGTAAAGTCAGGCTAAAACAGGCTGGCAGAGGTGGTATAGGAACACTTATGCGTCATAAGGGGGTTAGAGCAATTGTTGCAAAAATCCCAAAAGTGACCGGTAATTTCAACAATGTAGTTGATCTTCCTGCTATTATGGAGAGAGGGAAGAGGTTTAACAAAGAGATGCGGGACCTGGATGATATCCAGTGTCAGATGCGTCAGGTTGGAACCGCACACCTAATGGGAGTCCTTGAAAAATACGACATCCTGCCTGTTATGAATTTCAAATACGGAGATCACAAAGATTGCCCTAAAATTGATCTTGAAGTTTGGAAAAAATTCTTCACTCAGGGTGTTCCGGACGGATGCTGGATAGGTTGCAATATGTCTTGTGCAAAAGGGGTGGATGATTTTGAACTTAGGACAGGTCCATACAAGGGAAGCAAAGTAATAGTTGACGGGCCGGAATACGAGAATGCTGCCGCCCTGGGATCTAATATAGCAGTTTTTGATCCACGGGACATTATTGAACAGAATTTCTACTGCGACACATACGGAGTCTGCACAATAACCTGGGGAAACATTGTTGGATTCCTTATGGAGTGCTGGGACAACGGGATTTTGAATGCAGAGAGAACAGGGGGAGTAGATCTCTCCTGGGGTAATGCCGATGCCTCTCTTGAACTGCTCCACCAAATGGCTCGAGGCGAGGGATTCGGCGTAACAGCCGGCCTTGGTGTTATGAGGCTCAAGAAAATTTTTGCTGACAATGGATGGGGAGAGAGGCAGTTTCTAGAAGACATAGGAATGGAAAACAAGGGTCTTGAGTACTCAATGTATCTTTCAAAAGAGTCTCTTGCTCAGCAGGGCGGTTATGCAATGACCAACAAAGGGCCTCAGCACGACGAGGCCTGGCTGATATTTATGGATATGGTAAATAATATGATTCCTACCTTTGAAAACAAGGCTGAGGCACTTCACTATTTCCCATATTTCCGGACCTGGTTTGGTCTGGCAGGATTCTGCAAACTCTGCTGGAACGATGTGGAGCCTGCAGATAATGCAGAACAGCCGGAACCAAACAAGGTACCTGAGCATGTGGACAACTATGTAACAATTTTCAAAGCTGTTACAGGCAGAGAGTTTGATAAGGAGGAGATGATCAGAATGTCTGAGCGGGTTTACAACTTCCAGAAGATATTTAATATCCGCCTGGGATTTGGCACAAGGGAGTTTGACAAACAACCCTACAGGGCAGCAGGGCCTGTGACCGAGGAGGAGTATCTTAGCCGTCAGGAGAGGTACGACAAGCAACTAATTGACAAAATGGGACTTGATCCTCTCAAAATGACCCTTCAGGAGAAGATGAAGATCCACAGAGAATACAGGGAAAGCCAGTATGAAAGCCTTCTGGATGCAGTATACCATCGCAGAGGATGGAACAAAAACGGAGTACCTACAATTGAACATCTGAAGAGAATTGGCATGGATCTCCCTGAGCTTATTGAAGTAGTAACCCCATTACAATAG